A single window of Psychromonas ingrahamii 37 DNA harbors:
- the trpA gene encoding tryptophan synthase subunit alpha, with product MSKRYQALFARLKTENQGAFVPFVMLSDPNRALSLKIIDTLIDAGADALELGIPFSDPVADGIVIQDASIRALNAGGTPDSCLEIIAEIRHKHPTIPIGLLLYVNLVYRNGIENFYERCSKAGVDSILIADAPLEESAPYRAAAGKFAINQIFIAPPNGDQETLQKVAEYGQGYTYLLSRAGVTGGHAKAGMPIGNMLTTLNKYHAPPSLLGFGISTPEQVREAIKLGAAGAISGSAVVKIIEKHLDNPDKLLSEMHKFISKMKAATDKK from the coding sequence ATGAGCAAACGTTATCAGGCTTTATTTGCCCGTCTTAAAACTGAAAACCAGGGAGCCTTTGTTCCTTTTGTGATGCTTAGTGATCCCAATCGCGCCCTCTCCTTGAAAATAATTGATACTTTAATTGATGCCGGTGCAGATGCTTTGGAGTTAGGGATCCCCTTTTCAGATCCTGTCGCCGATGGTATTGTTATTCAAGATGCCTCTATTCGCGCTTTGAATGCCGGTGGAACACCAGACAGCTGCCTGGAAATCATTGCGGAAATTCGTCATAAACATCCGACCATTCCCATTGGTCTATTATTGTATGTAAACCTTGTTTATCGTAATGGTATTGAAAATTTTTATGAACGTTGTTCTAAAGCGGGTGTCGATTCTATATTAATAGCAGATGCACCACTTGAAGAAAGTGCGCCTTACCGCGCTGCGGCTGGAAAATTTGCCATTAACCAAATATTTATAGCGCCCCCTAATGGCGATCAGGAAACATTACAAAAAGTGGCTGAATATGGACAGGGTTATACCTACTTGTTAAGCCGCGCGGGGGTGACCGGTGGACATGCCAAGGCAGGTATGCCTATTGGAAATATGTTGACGACATTAAATAAATATCATGCGCCGCCGTCATTACTGGGTTTTGGTATTTCCACACCTGAGCAGGTACGTGAAGCAATAAAATTGGGAGCTGCTGGCGCAATTTCAGGTTCCGCTGTGGTTAAAATTATTGAAAAACACTTAGATAACCCGGATAAACTGCTTTCTGAAATGCATAAATTTATCAGTAAAATGAAAGCTGCCACCGATAAAAAATAA
- the trpB gene encoding tryptophan synthase subunit beta yields MEKLNPYFGQFGGMFVPQILVPALKQLEAEFVRAQTDPEFLAELSELLTEYAGRPTPLTLCRNLTKGKKTKLYLKREDLLHGGAHKTNQVLGQALLAKRMGKKEIIAETGAGQHGVAAALACALLGLKCRVYMGAVDCERQKPNVFRMRLMGAEVIPVHSGSSTLKDACNEALRDWAGSYDTAHYLLGTVAGPHPFPTIVREFQKIIGEEAKQQVLKKEGVLPDKVIACVGGGSNAIGIFNDFIDDPSVELIGVEPGGRGIETGKHGCPITYGSKGIFFGMHSLMMQDKHGQVKESYSISAGLDFPSVGPQHAHLAETGRAQYVYATDDEALDAFHELSLKEGIIPALESAHALAHALKLIKHDDKEQIIIVNLSGRGDKDIFTVAEIFEERGIL; encoded by the coding sequence ATGGAAAAACTAAATCCTTACTTTGGTCAATTTGGTGGTATGTTTGTACCCCAAATTCTGGTCCCCGCATTAAAACAGTTAGAAGCTGAATTTGTAAGAGCGCAAACAGATCCTGAATTTTTAGCAGAGTTATCTGAATTATTAACCGAATATGCAGGTCGCCCGACGCCCTTAACATTATGTCGCAACCTGACTAAAGGTAAAAAAACCAAACTTTACCTTAAACGCGAAGATCTGCTCCACGGAGGTGCACATAAAACCAACCAAGTTTTAGGGCAGGCATTACTCGCTAAACGCATGGGTAAAAAAGAAATTATTGCAGAAACGGGTGCCGGCCAACACGGTGTTGCAGCGGCATTAGCTTGTGCATTACTTGGACTTAAATGTCGTGTTTATATGGGTGCTGTGGATTGTGAACGTCAAAAACCCAATGTCTTCCGTATGCGTTTAATGGGCGCGGAAGTGATTCCCGTTCATTCCGGTTCATCAACATTAAAAGATGCCTGTAATGAAGCATTGCGTGATTGGGCTGGCAGTTATGATACTGCGCACTATTTATTAGGGACAGTGGCCGGCCCACACCCTTTTCCAACGATTGTACGTGAATTCCAGAAAATAATTGGTGAAGAAGCGAAGCAGCAGGTATTAAAAAAAGAAGGTGTGCTACCTGATAAAGTGATTGCCTGTGTCGGCGGGGGCTCTAACGCCATCGGTATATTCAATGATTTTATAGACGATCCAAGCGTTGAACTGATTGGTGTTGAGCCAGGAGGACGCGGTATTGAAACCGGTAAACACGGTTGCCCTATCACCTATGGTTCAAAAGGTATCTTCTTTGGTATGCATTCCTTAATGATGCAGGATAAACATGGTCAGGTTAAAGAGTCTTATTCGATCTCTGCCGGACTTGATTTCCCGTCCGTTGGTCCGCAACATGCTCACCTTGCAGAAACGGGACGCGCCCAATATGTTTACGCTACCGATGACGAAGCGCTAGATGCTTTCCATGAACTCTCTTTAAAAGAAGGTATTATTCCGGCTCTTGAGTCCGCACACGCATTAGCACATGCCTTAAAACTAATTAAACATGATGATAAGGAGCAAATCATTATTGTTAATTTATCCGGCCGTGGTGATAAAGATATCTTTACCGTCGCTGAAATTTTTGAAGAAAGAGGAATTCTCTAA
- the trpCF gene encoding bifunctional indole-3-glycerol-phosphate synthase TrpC/phosphoribosylanthranilate isomerase TrpF yields MLNDKSLENTILGKIIADKVEWVKARQQKQPLISFKDKITESDRYFYEALDKPDTVFILECKKASPSKGLIRENFDLDLIAGTYKNYANAISVLTDEKYFQGDFEYIRKVREQVSQPVICKDFIIDPYQIYLARYYKADAILLMLSVLDDDAYQAYRNTAHSLNMGVLTEVSNEHELVRAIALNAKIIGINNRDLRDLSIDLNRTKELAAKIPADRIVISESGIYNHSQIKQLSKYANGFLVGSAIMGQPNIDSACRKLILGSNKVCGLTHPSAAADVYKAGAVYGGLIFVEKSKRFVDMEEARLVMLGAPLLYVGVFQNEEPELISYTVKHLGLTAVQLHGDENPKYIKVLRALLPEKCEIWKAHGVVDSLPDFEKFNVQKHLLDTRVGEQTGGTGRAFDWTLLDSLSSEIKSKIILAGGLTPENAQQACLIGCAGLDFNSGVESAPGKKDPLKLNAAFSAIKHYLQR; encoded by the coding sequence ATGTTAAATGATAAAAGCCTAGAGAATACTATTCTGGGAAAAATTATAGCGGATAAGGTCGAGTGGGTAAAAGCGCGTCAGCAAAAACAACCCCTGATAAGCTTCAAAGATAAAATAACAGAGAGCGATCGCTATTTTTATGAAGCATTAGATAAACCTGACACTGTCTTTATTTTAGAGTGTAAAAAAGCCTCCCCGTCGAAAGGGTTAATTCGGGAAAATTTTGATTTGGATCTGATTGCCGGGACTTATAAAAATTATGCCAATGCAATATCGGTACTGACGGATGAAAAATACTTCCAAGGTGATTTTGAATATATCCGTAAAGTTCGGGAGCAAGTATCCCAACCGGTCATTTGTAAAGATTTTATTATTGATCCCTACCAAATTTATCTGGCACGCTATTATAAAGCCGATGCGATATTATTAATGCTGTCTGTTTTAGATGATGATGCTTATCAGGCTTATCGCAACACTGCACATAGTCTTAATATGGGGGTCTTAACAGAAGTCAGTAATGAGCATGAGCTGGTACGTGCCATTGCATTAAATGCAAAAATTATTGGCATAAATAATCGTGACTTACGTGATCTAAGTATTGATTTAAATCGTACCAAAGAGCTGGCAGCTAAAATACCGGCAGACCGTATTGTTATTTCTGAATCGGGTATTTACAACCATAGTCAGATTAAACAGCTGAGTAAATATGCAAACGGTTTTTTAGTTGGTAGCGCAATTATGGGCCAACCCAATATTGATAGCGCTTGTAGAAAATTGATTTTAGGCAGTAACAAAGTTTGCGGTTTAACCCATCCTAGCGCTGCTGCGGATGTTTATAAAGCGGGCGCAGTTTATGGCGGTTTAATCTTTGTTGAAAAGTCAAAACGTTTTGTGGATATGGAGGAAGCGCGTTTAGTGATGCTCGGTGCACCACTATTATATGTAGGTGTTTTTCAAAATGAAGAGCCTGAATTAATCAGCTATACCGTTAAACACTTAGGATTAACGGCTGTACAGTTACACGGTGATGAAAATCCAAAATATATTAAAGTGTTACGCGCTTTGTTGCCGGAAAAATGTGAAATATGGAAAGCCCATGGTGTGGTGGATAGTTTGCCTGATTTTGAAAAATTTAATGTTCAAAAGCACCTATTAGATACCCGGGTCGGTGAGCAAACAGGGGGAACAGGTAGAGCCTTTGACTGGACTTTGCTGGACAGTTTAAGCAGTGAGATTAAAAGCAAGATAATACTGGCCGGTGGTTTAACCCCTGAAAATGCACAGCAAGCCTGTTTGATAGGCTGCGCAGGGTTAGATTTCAATTCAGGTGTTGAATCTGCACCCGGCAAAAAAGATCCGCTAAAATTAAACGCCGCATTTTCAGCAATAAAACATTACCTGCAGCGATAA
- the trpD gene encoding anthranilate phosphoribosyltransferase, protein MSSFNIHEILEQLYAAKSLTSEQSQAFFERVVQGQVDPIILSSVLTALKIKGETAQEITGAANALLAQATPFPRPDYDFTDIVGTGGDGLGTINISTASAFVAAACGLKVCKHGSRSVSSKSGSSDLLAAFGLNLDMSAQQARQCLDDLNICFLFAPQYHAGMRFAAPVRAALKTRSIFNVLGPLINPARPQFELMGVYAPELLKPIAEVHKELGMKRVMVVYGSGLDEIALHGETQVAELIDGKIIEYTLTPEDFGVQHYPVEAIIGGDPSENKIIIEQILQGKGSDAQQAAVAVNVSALLVLNGKADNFKEGTKQALAMMLTGKPLQLLKTLAERSQC, encoded by the coding sequence ATGAGTTCATTCAACATACATGAAATTTTAGAGCAGTTATACGCCGCTAAATCACTGACCAGTGAGCAAAGCCAGGCATTCTTTGAACGGGTTGTTCAGGGACAAGTTGATCCTATTATTTTGTCTTCGGTGCTAACGGCATTAAAAATAAAGGGTGAAACAGCGCAGGAAATCACCGGCGCCGCTAATGCGCTGCTTGCACAGGCAACACCTTTCCCGCGTCCTGATTATGACTTTACCGATATCGTTGGCACCGGAGGGGACGGTTTAGGGACGATTAATATTTCCACTGCCAGTGCCTTTGTAGCCGCCGCTTGTGGCCTAAAAGTATGCAAGCATGGCAGCCGTAGCGTATCGAGTAAATCCGGCTCATCGGATTTGCTGGCAGCTTTTGGTCTTAACTTGGATATGAGCGCACAACAGGCGCGTCAGTGTTTAGATGATTTAAATATCTGTTTTTTATTTGCCCCGCAATATCATGCGGGCATGCGTTTTGCCGCCCCGGTACGTGCTGCATTAAAAACCCGCTCGATCTTTAATGTCCTTGGCCCCTTAATCAACCCTGCTCGTCCGCAATTTGAACTAATGGGTGTCTATGCCCCTGAACTGTTAAAACCAATTGCAGAAGTCCATAAAGAGTTAGGAATGAAGCGTGTTATGGTGGTTTACGGCAGCGGTCTGGATGAAATAGCATTACATGGTGAAACCCAAGTGGCAGAACTGATTGATGGTAAAATTATAGAATATACCTTAACACCGGAAGATTTTGGCGTTCAACATTACCCTGTTGAGGCGATTATTGGTGGGGATCCCTCCGAAAATAAAATAATCATTGAACAAATATTACAGGGTAAAGGCAGCGATGCGCAGCAGGCAGCTGTGGCCGTTAATGTTTCCGCTTTACTGGTCTTAAACGGTAAAGCCGATAACTTTAAAGAGGGCACAAAACAAGCGCTGGCAATGATGTTAACCGGTAAACCATTACAACTATTAAAAACACTTGCGGAGCGAAGCCAATGTTAA
- a CDS encoding aminodeoxychorismate/anthranilate synthase component II produces the protein MEITKKQTLFFLDNFDSFTYNLVDQFKALGYPVRIYRNNIPATQVKAHIDACENDVVLILSPGPGTPSAAGCLIELIGLCRGQIPMIGVCLGHQAIIEQYGGTVGQADQIMHGKSSLIEHCGDRMFSGLSQPLSVARYHSLIGTFVPASLEVVAHFNGMCMAVYNEADKVIGVQFHPESILTCEGAKLLESSLNLVTGNS, from the coding sequence ATGGAGATAACTAAAAAACAAACACTCTTTTTCCTGGATAACTTTGACTCTTTTACTTATAACCTGGTTGATCAATTTAAGGCATTGGGTTATCCGGTAAGAATTTACCGTAATAATATACCCGCCACGCAGGTTAAAGCGCATATTGATGCTTGTGAAAATGATGTGGTTTTAATTCTTTCACCTGGGCCCGGCACGCCAAGTGCGGCAGGTTGCCTGATTGAATTGATCGGTTTATGCAGAGGGCAAATTCCGATGATTGGGGTGTGCTTAGGCCACCAGGCGATTATCGAGCAGTATGGTGGCACTGTCGGTCAAGCGGATCAAATTATGCATGGTAAATCATCGTTAATAGAACATTGCGGTGACCGAATGTTCAGCGGTTTAAGCCAGCCGCTTTCCGTTGCCCGCTATCATTCATTAATCGGTACCTTTGTACCGGCATCGCTCGAAGTAGTAGCACATTTTAATGGCATGTGCATGGCCGTTTATAATGAAGCAGATAAAGTGATAGGTGTTCAATTTCATCCTGAATCTATTTTAACCTGCGAAGGTGCAAAATTATTAGAGAGCAGTTTAAATTTAGTCACGGGGAACAGTTAA
- a CDS encoding anthranilate synthase component 1: MNTNHPIGVLKSLSADCQYISDSLGLFQTFSANTDNHLLFDSAEIESKNHLKSLMLIDACMKITCHGLTVTLDALTDNGKDLLTFITPQFSTQIISQHSAHQLQLVFPASDATGDEDQRLKSLSPVDALRFIVKGIKTPSSHQQALFLGGIFAYDFIATFEDLMAVPESDNICPDFMFYVAETLMIQNHQTQKGELIASVFGGLYSDENEQRLNARLAEIQQQCINFETTENPVTPLTGKVSTDVSDQEYCAIVEELKKYIVKGDIFQVVPSRSFSLSCPNPIAAYAKLKQTNPSPYMFYLKDSDFTLFGASPESALKYTQASNDVEIYPIAGTRRRGFNPDGSINKDLDSRLELELRLDQKETSEHLMLVDLARNDVARISEPGTRHVADLLKVDRYSHVMHLVSRVIGKLRTDLDALHAYQACMNMGTLVGAPKISASNLVRQVEKKRRGSYGGAVGYINGCGDMDSCIVIRSAFVKNGIAQAQAGAGVVFDSIPQAEADETRTKAAAVLNAIALAHGTTLAEVSRPDVSLPDTSLPETPSTGASSTLANGE, from the coding sequence ATGAATACTAATCATCCCATCGGCGTATTAAAAAGCCTTTCAGCAGACTGTCAATATATCAGTGACTCGCTTGGTTTATTTCAAACTTTTAGTGCCAATACAGACAATCATCTATTATTTGATTCTGCCGAAATTGAAAGTAAAAACCATCTTAAAAGCTTAATGCTGATTGATGCCTGTATGAAAATCACCTGTCATGGTCTAACCGTCACACTCGATGCCTTAACTGATAACGGTAAAGACCTGCTTACTTTTATTACACCGCAATTTTCCACACAAATAATCAGCCAACATTCCGCCCATCAACTACAGCTTGTTTTCCCAGCATCAGACGCCACTGGCGATGAAGATCAGCGTTTAAAATCATTATCACCAGTAGATGCTTTGCGTTTTATTGTTAAAGGTATTAAAACGCCATCATCTCATCAGCAGGCATTGTTTTTGGGCGGTATCTTTGCCTATGACTTTATCGCTACCTTTGAAGATTTAATGGCAGTGCCTGAGAGTGATAACATCTGTCCTGATTTTATGTTTTATGTCGCTGAAACATTAATGATTCAAAATCATCAAACTCAGAAAGGGGAATTAATCGCTTCGGTATTTGGCGGATTATACTCCGATGAGAATGAGCAGCGCCTGAATGCGCGTTTAGCAGAAATACAACAACAATGTATTAATTTTGAAACAACCGAAAACCCTGTTACTCCCTTAACCGGAAAAGTCAGTACGGATGTTTCAGATCAAGAATATTGCGCTATTGTTGAAGAGCTTAAAAAATACATCGTAAAAGGAGATATTTTTCAGGTAGTGCCTTCACGTAGTTTTTCGCTTTCTTGCCCTAATCCGATTGCCGCTTATGCAAAACTTAAACAAACAAATCCAAGTCCTTATATGTTTTATTTAAAAGACAGTGATTTCACTCTGTTTGGCGCATCTCCGGAAAGTGCACTTAAATACACCCAAGCCTCAAATGATGTTGAGATTTATCCCATTGCAGGGACTCGCAGACGAGGATTTAATCCCGATGGCAGCATTAACAAAGATTTAGACAGTCGTTTAGAGTTGGAATTACGTTTAGACCAAAAAGAAACATCTGAGCATTTAATGCTGGTTGATTTAGCCCGTAATGACGTGGCGCGCATTAGCGAACCAGGTACCAGGCATGTGGCAGACCTATTAAAAGTAGACCGTTACAGTCACGTTATGCACTTAGTTTCTCGCGTTATCGGCAAATTACGCACGGATTTAGATGCACTGCACGCCTACCAGGCATGTATGAATATGGGCACTCTCGTAGGTGCGCCTAAAATCAGTGCATCGAATCTGGTCCGTCAAGTAGAAAAAAAACGCCGTGGCAGTTACGGTGGTGCAGTCGGTTATATCAACGGCTGTGGTGATATGGATAGCTGTATTGTTATCCGCTCGGCATTTGTAAAAAATGGTATCGCACAAGCGCAAGCAGGTGCAGGGGTTGTATTTGATTCAATACCACAGGCAGAGGCTGATGAAACCCGTACTAAAGCCGCGGCGGTATTAAATGCGATTGCATTAGCCCATGGCACAACACTTGCGGAAGTATCTCGACCTGATGTGTCTTTACCTGATACCTCTTTACCTGAAACGCCCTCAACAGGCGCTTCCTCAACCTTAGCTAATGGAGAGTAA